In Desulfomonile tiedjei, a single genomic region encodes these proteins:
- a CDS encoding ankyrin repeat domain-containing protein, with protein MNHSSVRRCATESGMVLSMLDTRLGVIKWLMVLSLFLVFAWSNGVANAASPVDEQVLKAAACGDLAQVKSLLRKGANPNAKDATGNTVLMFAASSGRLDLVKFLIARGADVYAKRPDGQTVLIRAAGGGNTEVLRLLVKMGLDVNSKTSTGETALMVASMGGRLEAVQFLLENKAELNAQNSDGQTALWYARMFLMGKDVARYLRSIGAK; from the coding sequence ATGAATCATTCGAGTGTGAGACGGTGTGCTACGGAATCAGGTATGGTCCTCAGTATGCTGGACACCAGACTGGGGGTCATAAAGTGGCTGATGGTGTTGAGTCTGTTCTTGGTTTTCGCCTGGAGCAATGGTGTGGCAAACGCTGCGTCTCCTGTAGACGAGCAAGTGCTGAAAGCAGCAGCTTGCGGAGATCTTGCTCAAGTCAAGAGCCTTCTGCGCAAGGGCGCAAACCCCAATGCCAAGGACGCCACGGGGAACACGGTTCTCATGTTCGCCGCGAGTTCAGGCAGGCTGGATCTCGTGAAATTCCTCATCGCTCGAGGGGCTGACGTCTATGCCAAGCGTCCAGACGGTCAAACCGTTCTCATCCGTGCCGCTGGCGGAGGCAATACTGAGGTACTCAGACTCCTTGTCAAAATGGGGCTCGACGTTAACAGTAAGACGAGTACCGGTGAGACAGCTCTGATGGTCGCTTCCATGGGCGGCAGACTGGAGGCTGTCCAATTCCTTCTCGAGAACAAGGCTGAATTAAACGCCCAGAACTCCGATGGTCAGACCGCTTTGTGGTACGCACGCATGTTTCTGATGGGAAAAGACGTAGCCAGATATTTGAGATCCATTGGGGCGAAATAG